From a region of the Brevibacterium siliguriense genome:
- a CDS encoding ABC transporter permease: MTSYDVQRRTPRINPVLNLIRAGLRRGLIAARIQVTAPGEIFGTVVMLAIFVGTLLFMRGSSFAGATVDLGSTGFPGIIAMSTVFSGVMGIVSVLSMDKTNGTLLRSKSVPGGTAGYLIGEITANVINTLVTSVALLIVGLFLFDGLDFASPTRWLLFISVLVLSLISTLSMGAVLGALMSNPKFMGMVMMPVLGLIAISGIFYPIVALPLWLQGLAQAFPLYWLGLGLRSSLLPDSMAAIEIAGSWRLEWVFIVLGLWAVVGLILAPKLLSRMARRESGSAVAARRKGVAEQWGV, translated from the coding sequence ATGACATCGTATGACGTTCAGCGCAGGACCCCGCGCATCAACCCCGTGCTCAACCTCATCCGGGCGGGACTGCGGCGCGGCCTGATCGCGGCCCGGATCCAAGTGACAGCTCCCGGCGAGATCTTCGGAACCGTGGTGATGCTGGCGATCTTCGTCGGGACGCTGTTGTTCATGCGCGGGTCCAGCTTCGCCGGTGCCACCGTCGACCTGGGATCGACCGGCTTCCCCGGAATCATCGCCATGAGCACCGTCTTCAGTGGAGTGATGGGCATTGTCAGTGTGCTGTCGATGGACAAGACCAACGGCACCCTGCTGCGGTCGAAGTCGGTCCCGGGCGGCACAGCCGGGTATCTCATCGGTGAGATCACGGCTAACGTCATCAACACTCTTGTCACGTCGGTGGCTCTGCTCATCGTCGGGCTATTCCTCTTCGATGGGCTCGACTTCGCGTCTCCGACGCGCTGGCTGCTCTTCATCTCAGTCCTTGTCCTCAGCCTGATCTCGACCCTGTCGATGGGTGCCGTGCTGGGAGCCTTGATGAGCAACCCGAAGTTCATGGGGATGGTCATGATGCCGGTGCTGGGACTCATCGCGATCTCCGGTATCTTCTATCCCATCGTGGCACTGCCGTTGTGGCTGCAGGGACTCGCGCAGGCCTTCCCACTGTATTGGTTGGGGCTGGGCCTGCGATCGTCTCTGCTGCCTGACAGCATGGCCGCGATCGAGATCGCCGGTTCCTGGAGGCTCGAATGGGTGTTCATCGTCCTGGGGCTATGGGCTGTCGTTGGTCTCATCTTGGCGCCGAAGCTGCTGTCGCGCATGGCCAGGCGCGAGTCGGGCTCGGCCGTGGCGGCCCGCCGCAAGGGCGTGGCCGAGCAGTGGGGAGTCTGA
- a CDS encoding DUF885 domain-containing protein — protein sequence MASHAEPTSRREPSAIDAIADAYFDDLCVLSPSISLFLGTENPHGFDDYSPDGLKAANDLRARTLAKVDAAEADGLMMNSLDETDLVTIDAMRERLGTARDLFEAGLQHTVLNVIESPVQQMRDIFDLLPTDSTAGWETVSTTMAALPGSIEGYRESLRYARDQLDRVPARLQIERVADQADALGQPDSRFTTIAKEAGSTTGETLARELSSHAQSARAAFSSLAHFLRTELTQHAPENEACGRDDYALLSREFLGAEVDLEETYDWALEELAAIDAEQKQTAARIDPNFELFELMARLDSDPQRALHGTQALQEWMQTVADEAITELGKTHFDIPEPLRTIECMIAPSATGAVYYSQPSEDFTRPGRMWWSVPDGVTEFATWQEKTTVYHEGVPGHHLQMGQASYLADSLNKWRRHVCWVSGHGEGWALYAERLMAELGFLDEPGDYLGMLDSQRLRTSRVVVDIGFHLGLNAPAHLGGGTWDRAKAWEFLTQNVAMDRTFLAFELDRYLGWPRQAPSYKIGQRLWEDIRDESRAAAGTGFDLRDFHGRALNLGSIGLDPLRRALLR from the coding sequence ATGGCTTCCCACGCAGAACCGACTTCCCGCAGAGAACCTTCGGCTATCGATGCCATCGCCGATGCCTACTTCGACGATCTGTGTGTCCTCTCCCCGTCGATCTCGCTGTTCCTCGGAACCGAGAACCCGCACGGTTTCGACGACTACTCCCCCGACGGGCTGAAAGCAGCCAACGACCTGCGCGCTCGCACACTGGCCAAGGTCGATGCTGCGGAGGCCGACGGGCTTATGATGAACAGCCTCGATGAGACCGATCTCGTTACCATCGACGCGATGCGAGAACGGTTGGGCACCGCCAGGGACCTCTTTGAAGCGGGCCTGCAGCACACTGTCCTCAATGTCATCGAATCGCCGGTCCAACAGATGCGGGACATCTTCGATCTCCTTCCCACGGACTCCACAGCAGGTTGGGAGACCGTCTCTACCACCATGGCCGCATTGCCGGGCTCGATCGAGGGTTACCGAGAATCACTACGATATGCACGGGACCAGCTCGACCGGGTGCCCGCACGCCTCCAGATTGAGCGAGTTGCCGACCAGGCAGATGCGCTCGGTCAGCCAGACAGCCGTTTCACCACGATTGCCAAAGAGGCCGGTAGCACCACCGGCGAAACCCTCGCCCGCGAGCTGTCCTCTCACGCCCAATCTGCCAGAGCGGCCTTCAGCAGCCTCGCCCATTTCCTCCGCACCGAACTGACCCAGCATGCACCGGAGAATGAAGCCTGCGGTCGCGACGATTATGCACTGCTCTCACGTGAGTTCCTCGGCGCCGAGGTCGATCTGGAAGAGACGTACGATTGGGCTCTCGAAGAACTGGCCGCCATCGATGCCGAACAGAAGCAGACCGCGGCCCGCATCGACCCGAACTTCGAACTCTTCGAGCTCATGGCCCGACTCGACAGCGATCCGCAGCGCGCTCTCCACGGCACGCAGGCTCTTCAGGAGTGGATGCAGACGGTCGCCGACGAAGCGATCACAGAACTCGGCAAGACCCACTTCGACATTCCGGAACCGCTGCGGACAATCGAGTGCATGATTGCTCCCTCGGCCACCGGAGCGGTCTACTATTCTCAGCCCAGCGAGGACTTCACCCGTCCGGGCCGGATGTGGTGGTCGGTGCCCGACGGCGTCACCGAATTTGCCACGTGGCAGGAGAAGACCACGGTTTACCACGAAGGCGTTCCGGGCCATCATCTGCAGATGGGGCAGGCGTCCTATCTCGCCGATTCGCTGAACAAGTGGCGGCGGCACGTCTGCTGGGTCTCCGGCCACGGTGAGGGCTGGGCCCTCTACGCCGAACGGCTCATGGCCGAACTCGGCTTCCTCGACGAACCCGGCGACTATCTGGGCATGCTCGACTCCCAGCGGCTGCGCACCTCACGGGTGGTCGTCGATATCGGCTTCCACCTCGGCCTCAATGCCCCGGCCCACCTCGGCGGTGGAACCTGGGACCGCGCTAAGGCGTGGGAGTTCCTCACACAGAACGTTGCCATGGACCGGACCTTCCTTGCCTTCGAGCTCGACCGATACCTCGGTTGGCCCAGGCAGGCTCCGAGCTACAAGATCGGTCAGCGATTGTGGGAGGACATCAGAGACGAATCACGCGCTGCTGCGGGCACAGGGTTCGACCTCAGAGATTTCCACGGTCGCGCACTGAACCTCGGGTCGATCGGACTCGATCCGCTGCGCAGGGCGCTGCTGCGCTGA
- a CDS encoding helix-turn-helix transcriptional regulator, with amino-acid sequence MAEIVHNRIAMLRSERKVSRRELAEALGVHYQTIGYLERGEYSPSLYLALRIAEYFEVHVEVVFSTREFPRIG; translated from the coding sequence GTGGCAGAGATCGTTCACAACCGCATCGCGATGCTCCGGTCTGAGCGCAAGGTCTCGCGTCGCGAGCTCGCCGAGGCGCTCGGAGTCCACTATCAGACGATCGGATACTTGGAGCGCGGTGAGTACAGCCCCAGCCTCTACTTGGCTCTGCGCATCGCCGAATACTTCGAGGTCCATGTCGAGGTGGTCTTCTCCACCCGAGAATTCCCGCGCATCGGGTGA
- a CDS encoding YceI family protein: MTETPGITGHWDIDPSHSRLGFSTRHAMVSRVRGAFNDVSGFADIAEDLANSKAEVIIQTASVDTRTEARDEHLRSADFFDVETYPEIRFVSSAIDEVDESSYIVTGELTIRDMAKTVSVPLELIGIETDPDGNLRAGLEGSRRIDRKDWGVTWNTKLDSGGVLVSDKITLEFELSLIKNLAEAAPADSSETAVQDDAPTETPEPVTEATPAPEADTAAPQEAAPTPEAPESVPPTPVADETAPPTPKAPESAASVAPAAEPVGKEFPPPPPVKPAETPADKPAEKAPEPKQSDAQSSGSAFGKLFGLR, from the coding sequence ATGACAGAAACTCCTGGGATCACAGGTCATTGGGACATCGATCCCTCACATTCTCGACTGGGATTCTCCACACGCCACGCCATGGTCTCGCGTGTGCGCGGAGCGTTCAATGATGTGTCCGGCTTTGCCGACATCGCCGAGGATCTTGCGAATTCGAAGGCCGAGGTCATCATCCAGACTGCCAGCGTCGACACCCGCACCGAGGCACGCGACGAGCACCTGCGTTCTGCGGACTTCTTCGACGTCGAGACCTACCCGGAGATCCGATTCGTCTCCTCGGCCATCGACGAGGTCGACGAAAGCTCCTACATCGTCACCGGTGAGCTGACGATCCGTGACATGGCCAAGACCGTGTCGGTTCCGCTCGAGCTCATCGGCATCGAGACCGACCCCGACGGCAACCTGCGTGCCGGCCTCGAGGGCTCGCGCCGCATCGATCGCAAGGACTGGGGCGTGACGTGGAATACGAAGCTCGATTCCGGCGGCGTCCTCGTCAGCGACAAGATCACGCTCGAGTTCGAGCTCTCCCTCATCAAGAACCTCGCCGAGGCGGCCCCCGCCGATTCGTCCGAGACCGCCGTCCAGGACGATGCCCCCACCGAGACACCAGAGCCCGTCACCGAGGCGACTCCTGCACCCGAAGCAGACACAGCTGCCCCGCAGGAAGCAGCACCGACTCCCGAAGCACCGGAGTCGGTGCCCCCGACCCCAGTGGCCGACGAGACTGCACCTCCCACGCCGAAAGCCCCAGAGAGCGCAGCATCGGTAGCCCCGGCCGCCGAGCCCGTCGGCAAGGAGTTCCCTCCCCCGCCGCCGGTCAAGCCCGCCGAAACTCCCGCTGACAAGCCGGCAGAGAAAGCCCCGGAGCCCAAGCAGTCGGATGCCCAGTCGTCCGGAAGCGCTTTCGGAAAGCTCTTCGGCCTCCGCTGA
- a CDS encoding ABC transporter family substrate-binding protein, whose translation MKKHFIAGSLAAATAIVMTGCTPPGGGDSSGGNGSVLNIGWNEAFRSMNDMTMDGNAVANTIVAYMSNDNFKYYDDDLKLHDGALGEVEKVSDDPLKVKYTFGEEANWSDGTPVDAADLALTWAARSQHFNTVDDNRDDDGTLQDNPDGTVFFDSSAVGAPLIEDFPEISEDGKAVTFTYSEPFADWETEFGLGAYGSGVPAHIVAKNALGTTDPQEGKDAILEAIETGDKTALSKISNFWNTGFDFTSMPENKDLLVHNGPFEITDFEEGQYLTLSRDEDYTGPVEPKIDTVTIRYNGDPMAMVQAIENGEVDLTQPQSTADVLSAAEKLEDVSILPGEDATFEHVDLTFDNNGPFDPASYGGDEDAALKVRQAFLKTLPRQEIVDRLIKPLNEEAEVRDSFNQAPDSPLYDDIVAESGISDYDEVDIDGAKKLLDEAGAQGPSVRFLYDNTNARRSQLFALIKESAEKAGFKVEDAGDVNWGTRLGDGTYDASLFGWALSTTAVTESDSYYRKGALNNYSGYDNKDLTKTLDEMLVTIDPDKQASLAGDVEKQLVDDAFGLPLFQHPSLTIHGDKVSNVSTTTLDPSMFWNYWEWETK comes from the coding sequence GTGAAGAAGCATTTCATCGCTGGAAGCCTTGCCGCTGCTACGGCGATCGTCATGACCGGATGTACGCCGCCTGGCGGCGGCGACTCATCGGGCGGCAATGGGTCGGTGCTCAACATCGGATGGAACGAAGCGTTCCGGTCGATGAATGACATGACGATGGACGGCAACGCCGTCGCCAACACCATCGTCGCCTATATGAGCAATGACAATTTCAAGTACTACGACGATGACCTCAAACTCCACGATGGTGCGCTCGGTGAAGTGGAGAAGGTCTCCGACGATCCGCTGAAGGTCAAGTACACATTCGGCGAGGAGGCGAACTGGTCGGACGGAACTCCGGTCGACGCCGCAGACCTCGCTCTGACCTGGGCGGCACGGTCACAGCACTTCAATACCGTCGATGACAACCGAGACGATGACGGCACCCTGCAGGACAATCCCGACGGCACGGTCTTCTTCGACTCCTCGGCGGTGGGCGCTCCACTGATCGAGGACTTCCCTGAGATCAGCGAGGACGGCAAAGCAGTGACGTTCACGTACTCGGAGCCTTTCGCCGACTGGGAGACCGAATTCGGTCTCGGAGCCTACGGTTCGGGAGTGCCTGCACACATCGTGGCCAAGAATGCTTTGGGCACCACAGACCCGCAGGAGGGCAAGGACGCGATCCTCGAGGCGATCGAAACCGGCGACAAGACTGCCCTGTCGAAAATCTCGAACTTCTGGAACACCGGTTTCGATTTCACCTCGATGCCGGAGAACAAAGACCTTCTCGTTCACAACGGACCCTTTGAGATCACCGACTTCGAAGAGGGGCAGTACCTCACACTGTCTCGCGACGAGGACTACACCGGACCGGTCGAACCCAAGATCGACACTGTGACGATCCGCTACAACGGCGACCCGATGGCCATGGTCCAAGCGATCGAGAACGGGGAGGTCGACCTGACTCAGCCGCAGTCGACGGCTGATGTCCTCTCCGCCGCTGAGAAGCTCGAGGATGTGTCGATCCTGCCCGGCGAGGACGCCACGTTCGAACATGTCGACCTCACGTTCGACAACAACGGTCCCTTCGACCCGGCCAGCTATGGCGGCGACGAAGACGCCGCGCTCAAGGTTCGTCAGGCATTCCTCAAAACACTGCCGCGCCAGGAGATCGTCGACCGCCTCATCAAGCCTCTCAACGAAGAGGCCGAGGTACGGGATTCGTTCAACCAGGCTCCTGACTCGCCGCTGTACGACGACATCGTCGCCGAGTCCGGAATATCGGACTACGACGAGGTCGACATCGATGGAGCGAAGAAGCTGCTGGACGAAGCTGGTGCCCAGGGGCCGAGCGTGCGCTTCCTTTACGACAACACGAATGCCAGACGTTCCCAACTGTTCGCGCTGATCAAGGAATCAGCAGAGAAGGCCGGTTTCAAGGTCGAAGACGCCGGTGACGTCAACTGGGGGACCCGCCTCGGCGATGGAACCTACGATGCCTCGCTGTTCGGGTGGGCGCTAAGCACGACGGCGGTGACGGAGTCGGACTCGTACTACCGCAAGGGCGCGCTGAACAACTACAGCGGGTACGACAACAAGGATCTGACGAAGACGCTCGATGAGATGTTGGTGACCATCGACCCGGACAAGCAGGCTTCTTTGGCCGGAGACGTCGAGAAGCAGCTCGTCGATGATGCCTTCGGGCTGCCGCTCTTCCAGCACCCGTCTCTGACGATCCACGGGGACAAAGTCTCTAACGTATCGACGACGACGCTCGATCCGTCGATGTTCTGGAACTACTGGGAATGGGAGACCAAATAA
- a CDS encoding ABC transporter ATP-binding protein — protein sequence MMETAHPGRTPDSAPIISVSDLRMVYGSKTVLDGLTLDINTDEIVAMLGPNGAGKSTTIEVLEGFRSASSGSVSVLGADPITGDAGWRSQIGIVLQTSSDHGKWRPRQLLSHLSDFYLPYVDPWPVDELLGLVGLEEQADQKLQTLSGGQRRRLDVAMAIIGRPSLLFLDEPTTGFDPRARRDFHDLIHRLSDLEGVTIMLTTHDLAEAEALSSRIVILAGGRIIADGSPLELTHAIGRTAEITWIQEGQRHMHVSEDSTSFVRELLAGEQDSPVTDLEIRRATLEDAYLSIVEQFESGRDVDTETFEGAQL from the coding sequence ATGATGGAGACTGCACATCCTGGCCGCACCCCGGACTCCGCGCCGATCATTTCGGTCTCAGACCTGCGGATGGTCTACGGGAGCAAGACAGTCCTCGACGGCCTGACTCTCGACATCAACACTGATGAGATCGTCGCCATGCTCGGTCCCAACGGTGCCGGGAAATCGACGACGATCGAGGTCCTCGAAGGCTTCCGGTCTGCCTCAAGCGGCTCCGTGTCCGTCCTCGGTGCCGACCCCATCACCGGTGACGCCGGGTGGCGCTCACAGATCGGCATCGTCTTGCAGACCTCGAGCGATCACGGCAAATGGCGGCCGCGCCAACTGCTGTCCCACCTCTCGGACTTCTATCTCCCCTATGTCGACCCCTGGCCAGTCGACGAGCTGCTGGGCCTGGTCGGCCTCGAAGAGCAGGCCGACCAGAAGCTGCAGACACTCTCCGGGGGCCAGCGGCGCCGACTCGATGTCGCCATGGCCATCATCGGACGTCCTTCTCTTCTCTTCCTCGACGAACCGACCACAGGATTCGACCCCCGGGCACGGCGCGACTTCCATGACCTCATCCACCGGCTCAGCGATCTCGAAGGAGTGACGATCATGCTCACCACGCACGACCTCGCCGAGGCAGAGGCCTTGTCCTCACGCATCGTCATCCTCGCCGGTGGTCGGATCATCGCCGATGGTTCACCGCTGGAACTCACACATGCAATCGGCCGTACTGCCGAGATCACCTGGATTCAGGAGGGGCAGCGCCATATGCATGTCTCGGAGGATTCGACGAGCTTCGTGCGTGAGCTGCTGGCCGGCGAACAGGACTCACCAGTCACCGACTTGGAGATCCGTCGTGCGACACTCGAAGACGCCTACCTGTCAATCGTCGAACAGTTCGAGTCGGGCAGAGACGTGGATACAGAGACGTTCGAAGGAGCACAGCTATGA
- a CDS encoding YbfB/YjiJ family MFS transporter, with protein MPDNTGSSSLTPISGALGLSVAMGMGRFFYTPALPLMVAALHWGSAPGAWIATLNYVGYFIGTLVIAQGWVEPNRFVYRLSLIVSTVGLAAVALTPNLVWQGGIRTIAGIASGLIFVCVTQRIPANSLRPRDGGISYGGVGFGILVSGAIVLVAGSFADWRQLWLICAAVSAVFSIIAWTWPIPARIPQNTTPTEAADPTESADPTATDTAQSPTDTSPGAVTPYEANRRRAMAVLSTGYFFQGGGYIIIGTYLVVLAGPVFGATAAASTWLIAGIATAVSPLTWSAVAARIGTVKALTVCYFLQVFGALLAAFGSSPVVLIIAAALFGFTFVGVVMMTIGVGTQMGVANASAKLTSWYSIGQIVGPAVVAAALSGHIVAAFVASAIALAVAMALTLVGVLTGNVDR; from the coding sequence GTGCCCGACAACACCGGCAGCTCCTCCCTCACCCCCATCAGCGGAGCCTTGGGTCTGTCGGTGGCGATGGGCATGGGCCGGTTCTTCTACACCCCGGCCCTGCCGCTCATGGTCGCCGCCCTGCACTGGGGCTCCGCCCCCGGCGCGTGGATCGCAACCCTGAACTACGTCGGCTACTTCATCGGCACTCTCGTCATCGCCCAAGGCTGGGTCGAACCCAACCGATTCGTCTACCGCCTCAGCCTCATCGTCTCCACCGTGGGTCTGGCCGCGGTCGCACTGACACCGAACCTCGTCTGGCAGGGTGGCATCCGCACGATCGCCGGAATCGCTTCGGGGCTGATCTTCGTGTGCGTGACCCAACGCATTCCCGCGAACTCCCTTAGGCCCCGCGACGGCGGCATCTCCTACGGCGGAGTCGGTTTCGGCATCCTCGTCTCCGGAGCCATCGTGTTGGTCGCCGGCAGCTTCGCCGACTGGCGACAGCTGTGGCTCATCTGCGCGGCCGTGTCCGCGGTCTTCTCGATCATCGCCTGGACCTGGCCGATACCGGCCCGGATCCCACAGAACACCACCCCCACCGAGGCGGCCGACCCGACCGAATCAGCCGATCCGACCGCGACCGACACCGCCCAATCCCCCACCGACACCAGCCCCGGCGCCGTCACCCCTTACGAGGCCAACCGCCGCCGGGCCATGGCCGTCCTCTCCACCGGCTACTTCTTCCAAGGCGGCGGCTACATCATCATCGGCACCTACCTCGTCGTGCTCGCCGGTCCCGTCTTCGGAGCGACCGCGGCCGCCTCGACGTGGCTGATCGCCGGGATCGCGACCGCGGTTTCTCCCCTGACGTGGTCAGCGGTCGCTGCCCGCATCGGCACGGTCAAGGCACTGACCGTCTGTTATTTCCTCCAGGTCTTCGGCGCGCTGCTCGCCGCCTTCGGATCCTCACCGGTCGTGCTCATCATCGCCGCGGCCCTCTTCGGCTTCACGTTCGTCGGGGTGGTCATGATGACGATCGGCGTCGGCACGCAGATGGGTGTCGCGAACGCCTCGGCAAAGCTGACGTCCTGGTACAGCATCGGTCAGATCGTCGGTCCCGCCGTCGTCGCAGCGGCCCTGAGCGGGCACATCGTCGCTGCCTTCGTCGCCTCGGCGATCGCGTTGGCCGTCGCCATGGCACTGACCTTAGTCGGCGTCCTCACCGGCAATGTCGACCGCTGA